GTTCTCGAAGTGGCCACCTCCCACCCGGACTTCACCACGGACGAGCAGAAGCGCGCCCTGCTCGCCCTGCGCGTCGACGGCATAGCCACCCGACCATGCGGTTCCGCGGGTCTCGAGTACCTCGCTGTGGCCCGCGGTGAGCTGTCAGCCATAGTCTTCTCTTGGGAAAATCCATGGGATCACGCGGCGGGGCTACTCCTGGTCGCCGAGGCGGGCGGCACGGACCTGACCCTCACCGGAGAGCGCTTCCGCGTCACCGGCGGCAACGCGCTGCCGTTCACGGCGGCTCGGGACGAGACGACGGTCAGCCGGATCCACGCATTGCTGGCAGCACCCGGACGCACCGTGTGAAAGCTCGGCAGGGCCGCGCCTTGCCCGGCACCCTCAGCCGAGCAGCTCCCTGGTATCCCGCACCAGCCGTGCCGCGTCGGCGACCGCCGTCGCGTCCAGGGCGCGCAGTGCGGCTGCCGCCCGGTCTCCGAAGTCCGCGGGGGCGTTCGGTAGCCGGGACGCGCTCGCCAGCGCGCCCTTCTCGTTGAGCAGCCAGGTGCGGTGAGCCGCGTGCATCGACTGGGTGAGTACGCCGAAGGCGCGGGAGAGGCACAGCGACACATGCAAGGCGTCCCCACCACGGACCGACTTGGCCGCCGCAGCCACTGAGAAGTCCGCCTCCCAGGCGGCTTCGACCAGAGCCTGCCGCAGCGGCTCCGGATACACCGCCGTCTCCGTCCGAAGGGCGGTCAACTCACCTGAGGGATCTGCGAGTACCCGGCAGAGCGCGACCTCGCCCGCGTACGCCGGTGACCAGAAGCCCAGCGGGTGCCCTGCCTGCACGCCCACCTCGTAGCGGCCCACACGGCAGTCCGCCCAGACGGACTCCACTCGGTCGAGATCCCGCAGGATCCAGTCCACTCGAGCGCCGTCCGCCGTGAGCCACACGCCGCCGTCCACCCACGGTCCCCAACCGCCGGGGCCCGCCACCTCCACCGGGCCACCGGTGAAGGTGGCGGCCAGCGCTGCCAACGCCGCCGTATCCGGTGTGCCCCTGTAGTAGAGACCCAGATCCCAGTCGGAGTCCGGCCGGTGCGCGCCGCGCGCCCGGCTGCCGCCGAGGGCGACGGCGTGAATGCCCCGCACTCCGGTGAGCCGTGCCGCCATGTCCGCCATGCCATCGAGCTGGTTCGTCATCGCTGCGTACGCTACCCCCGGCCGCGGTGTCGGCGGCTGCGAATATGCTGGGTCCCCTGGTCACCGGTGGACGAAGGAGACCGAAGGTGCCGTCGATGCTCGATACCGTCGTCGTGGGCGCGGGGCCCAACGGGCTTACCGCCGCCGCCGAGTTGGCCCGCCGCGGGTGCTCGGTCGCGGTGTTCGAGGCCCGGGACACGGTGGGTGGGGGAGCCAGGACCGAAGAGCTCACCCTGCCCGGATTCCGCCATGACCCGTGCTCTGCCGTGCACCCGCTGGGCATCGGTTCCCCGGCTTTCAAAGCCATGCCGCTGGCGCGCTACGGGCTGGAGTGGCTGCATCCTCCGCTCCCCATGGCCCATCCGTTCGACGACGGCACGGCAGCGGTGCTGTCCCGGTCGGTCGCCGAGACCGCCGCCTCCTTCGGGCCGCGGGACGCCGGGACGTACCGCCGCATGGTCGCCCCCTATCTGGGGAAGTGGGACAGCCTCGCGCGGGACTTCATGGCACTGCCGCTGACCGCGCTGCCCCGCGACCCGCTCACGCTGGCGCGCTTCGGTGTCGACGGACTGCCACCGGCCACCTGGCTGATGCGGAGGTTCCGCGACGACCGCGCCCGGGCCCTCTTCGCCGGTCTCGTCGGGCATGTGATCGCCCCGCTGGGCGGCATCGCCACCGGCGCCGTCGGGCTGGTCTTCGCCCTCGCCGCCCATGCAGGCGGCTGGCCGCTGCCGCGCGGTGGCTCGCAGTCCATCGCGGACGCCCTCGCCGTCTATGTACGCGATCTCGGGGGGACCGTGCACACCGGCACCGAGATCAAGCGTCTCGATGACCTACCCCCCGCACGTGCCTATGTCTTCGACACCTCACCGACCGCGCTCGCCCGGATCGCGGGCCTGGGCCGCTACTACGACGCCTACCGGTACGGTGCGAGCGTCTTCAAGATCGATTACGCACTCGACGGCCCCGTGCCCTGGACCGCCGATGATCCCCGGAGAGCCGGGACGGTGCAGATCGGTCCAGCCAGCCGGGACATCGCCACCGCCCTGGACCAGGCATCGGGCGGCCGTGCCCCCCACACACCCTTCCTGATCACCGCGCAGCCCAGCCTGGTGGACCCGTCGCGTGCTCCTGAGGGCAAGCACGTCTTCTGGGTGTACGGCCACGCCCCGAACGGCTGGGAGGGCGACCTCACCGACGCGATCGAACGACAGATCGAGCGATTCGCGCCAGGTTTCCGTGACCGCGTACTCGCCAGGGCCACCGCGGGGCCGCCCGAGATGGCCGCACGCAATGCGAACTACGTGGGCGGCGACATCGCCTGCGGAGCCGCCCGCGGGCTCCAGTTGATGCTGCGCCCCAAGCTCTCCCTCTTCCCGTACTCGACGCCGCATCCCGCCGTGTTCCTGTGCTCGTCGGCGACCCCGCCGGGGCCGGGCGTCCACGGGATGTCCGGCCACAATGCCGCCAAGGCGGTGTGGCGGCGGCTGCGCGCACGATGATGGCGGTATGAGTACCGCACCCGTGATCACCCTCGTCCAGGGCGACATCACCGAGCAGCAAGCCGACGTCATCGTCAACGCCGCGAACTCCTCGCTCCTCGGGGGTGGCGGGGTCGACGGCGCCATCCACCGGCGCGGAGGTCCCGAGATCCTGGCGGAGTGCCGAAAGCTGCGCGCCTCGCACTACGGCAAGGGCCTGCCGACCGGGCAGGCGGTCTCCACCACCGCGGGTCGGTTGCCCGCGCGCTGGGTGGTCCACACCGTGGGGCCGGTGCACAGCCGTAGCGAGGACCGCTCCGAGTTGCTCGCCTCCTGCTACCGCGAGTCCCTGCGGGTCGCCGATGAGCTCGGGGCGCGGACCGTCGCCTTCCCCGCCGTCTCCACCGGCATCTACGGCTGGCCGATGGAGGACGGCGCCAGAATCGCGGTGGAGACGGTGCGCGGCACGCCGACATCCGTCGAGGAGGTCCGCTTCGTGCTCTTCGACCGCCAGGCGTACGCGGCGTTCGAGCTGTACGCCGGCTGACCCGGCGGTTCGCAGCCCGGTGCCCTCACCACCCCGTCAGGACCGCGCACAAGCGCGGGCCGGGCAGCACACGGAAGCTCCGAACCCGGCACCCCATGGCGCCCGGGACCTCGGCCGAGGCCCGGCGCCAGCGATGCGCGAGTGCGCATCGAGGCGGTCCGCCTAGCGTGTGGTGCTCGGTACGGACGGTGCAAGGGAGAAGTTTGATGGCCGGTTTCGTTGAGGGCGCACCCTGCTGGGTGGATGCGATGCTTCCGGATCTGGAGGCGGGGCGGCGCTTCTACGGCGGGCTGTTCGGCTGGACGTTCGAAGACTCCGGGGAGGAGTTCGGCTCGTACCACGAGGCGCGGCTCGAGGGTAGGAGCGCGGCCGGGATGTTCCCGGTTCCGTCCGGCCAGGAGCCCGTCGCCGCCTGGAACCTGCATTTCGCGGCTCCCGATGTCGCGAGCCTCGCCGACCGGGTGGCGGCGGCGGGCGGAAAACTGGTCGACGGCCCCACCAAGGTCGGCGACGCGGGCACCCAGCTGCTGTTCACCGACCCGGGAGGTGCTGTCGTCGGGGCGTGGCAGGAGGGCGCCCGGGCAGGCTTCGCCGTGCAGGGCGAGCCCGGCTCGTTCTTCTGGCCCGAGATCTACACCCGCGACAAGGAGAGGGTCGATCCGTTCTACGAGACCGTCTTCGGGTACGCGGGGCAGCAGGTCGCCGAGGGTGCCGAGTTCGACTTCAAGCTCTGGACGCTGCCGGGGCAGCAGTACCCGGTCGCCGGGCGCCTGCAGATGAACGAGTACTACCCGCCGGAGCTTCCGGCCCACGCGCTGGTCTACTTCAAGGTCGCGGACACGGACGCCGCGGTGGCCAAGGTCCGGGAGCTGGGCGGCACAGTGACCCGCGAGCCGTCGGACAGCCCGTTCGGCCGGTCCGCCCACGTGGTGGACGACCAGGGGGCCCGGTTCGCGCTGATGGGCCCTGCCGCCGGGGGCGAATCGCACTGAGAAACGAGGGACGAGGGGCATGATGTGGGACGGCTGAGGTCTCGCGCATGAACCTTCTGCGACCGGCTCCGACCGACGGCGACCGTTGGTCGGAGCCGGTCCGTGTCATGGGCCGAATGGGCTGTACCCGCGGAACAGGCAAATCCGGGACGCCCCTGGCAGCGGAACGGTGATGTCGTATTTCCGCCAGCCGGCGGGTGGTCCGTGGCCGATGCTTGAACCATGCATCCCGCCATGCACACCGACACCGAGCGCTGCGTACGGGCCGTACAGTCCAAGGACGCCAGATTCGACGGCTGGTTCTTCACCGCCGTCCTGACCACCGGGATCTACTGCCGGCCCAGCTGCCCGGCTGTTCCGCCCAAGCCCGCGAACATGGTGTTCCACCCCAGCGCCGCCGCCTGCCAGCAGGCAGGCTTCCGGGCCTGCAAGCGGTGCCGGCCCGACACCAGCCCGGGATCACCCGAGTGGAACGCACGTGCCGACACCGTCGCCCGGGCCATGCGGCTGATCCAGGACGGAGTGGTCGACCGCGAGGGCGTCCCCGGACTCGCTGCCCGTCTCGGATACTCGACCCGGCAGATCGAGCGGCAGCTGCTCGCCGAGGTCGGTGCGGGCCCACTCGCACTGGCGAGGGCGCAGCGTGCCCAGACCGCGCGGCTGCTCATCGAGACCACCGCGCTCCCCATGGCCGAAGTCGCCTTCTCGGCCGGCTTCTCCTCGATCCGCAGCTTCAACGACACCGTCCGCGAGGTCTTCGCGCTCTCTCCGAGCGAGCTGCGCACCCGGGCCGCCCGACGTGGCGCGGCACCCGCCGCGACCCCGGGTGTGCTCGCCCTGCGTCTGCCGTTCCGTGCTCCGCTGAACCCGGACAACCTGTTCGGGCACCTCGCCGCCACCGGGGTGCCGGGAGTGGAGGAGTGGCGGGACGGCGCGTACCGCCGCACGCTCACGCTGCCGCACGGGCACGGCATCGTCTCCCTGGCCCCGCGCCCGGACCACATCGCATGCCGGCTGTCCCTGACCGACCCACGCGACCTCACCCTCGCCATCAGCCGCTGCCGCCGCCTCCTCGACCTCGACGCCGACCCGGTCGCCGTGGACGAGCAGTTGCGCGCCGATCCGCTGATGGCACCGCTGGTCGACAAGGCGCCCGGCAGGCGGGTACCGCGTACCGTCGACGCGGCGGAGTTCGCCGTACGGGCCGTGCTGGGGCAGCAGGTCTCCACCGCCGCCGCACGGACGCACGCCGCACGGCTGGTCGCAGCCCACGGCACTCCCGTGGACGACCCCGAAGGCGGGCTCACCCACCTGTTCCCCGAGCCTCGGGCCCTCGCCGGCCTCGACCCCGAGGCCCTGAGCTTCCCACGCAGCCGCCGCACCAGCCTCGCCACACTGATCGGCGTGCTCGCCGACAGCACCCTGAGCCTCGGGGTCGACAGCGACTGGAACGAAGCCCGCGCCCGGCTCGGCGAGCTGCCCGGCTTTGGCCCCTGGACCGTCGAAGTCATCGCGATGCGCGCGCTCGGTGACCCCGACGCCTTCCTCCCGACCGACCTCGGAATCCGCCGCGCCGCCGCGGAGCGCGGCCTCCCGTCGTCCCCGGCGGCCCTGACCGCGCGCGCCACCGCCTGGCGCCCCTGGCGTGCCTACGCCGTCCAGTACCTGTGGGCGACCGGCGACCACCCGGTCAACCGTCTGCCCGTCCGCTGACTTCCGGAGCCGCCATCATGACCCGCACCCACACCCTGGTCGACAGCCCGTACGGCCCGCTCATGCTCGTCGCCACGGATTCCGTGTTGAGCGGCCTCTATATGACCGGCCAGCGGCACCGCCCCGCCGATGAGACCTTCGGACAGCCGGACTCCGGTCCCTTCGGCGAGGTCGTGCGCCAGCTCGACGCCTACTTCGCGGGCGAGCTGACGCACTTCGATCTGCCACTGCACCTGTCCGGCACCCCGTTCCAGCTCAGCGTCTGGGCCCAGCTCCGCGCCATCCCTTACGGCGAGACCCGCTCCTACGGCGACCTCGCCGACGCTCTCGGCAACCCCGGGGCATCGCGCGCCGTCGGGCTCGCCAACGGCAGGAACCCGATCGGCATCATCGTGCCCTGTCACCGCGTGATCGGGGCATCGGGCAGCCTCACCGGCTACGGCGGCGGACTCGACCGCAAGCAGCGGCTGCTGGCCTTCGAACGCGGAGCTCCGGACAACACGCCCCTAGGCCGTGCCGGAGGAGGCGCGTAGCCGCTCCAGCAGCGAAGGCAACGCCGTGCCGATGGGCTCGCGGACGATTTCGTCGGCGAGCTCGTCGTACGGGGTGGGGTCGGCGTTCATCACGATCAGTCGGCCCCCGTGCTCGACCGCGATCCCCGCGAGTGACGCGGCGGGCTGCACCTGAAGGCTCGTGCCCACGGCGATGAAGACCTCGCACGCCTTGGCGATTCCCATCGCCTCGCCCAGCACCACCGGATCGAGCGGCTGACCGAACATCACTGTCGCGGACTTGAGGATTCCGCCGCATGCCGTGCAGGGCGGATCGGCCTCGCCCGCCCGCACCCGCTCCAGGGCGTCCGCCATCGGCGAACGGGCATGGCAGCGGGTGCACACCACCGTCCGGGCGGTGCCGTGCAGTTCGAAGACCTTGCGGGCGGACACCCCGGCCAACTGGTGCAGCCCGTCGACGTTCTGGGTGATCACTCGGACCGGGCTCCCACCGCGCTCGAACTCGGCGATGGCGCGGTGGGCGATGTTCGGCTCGGCATGCAGCACCGGACCGTCGAGGCGCATGCGCCAGGAGCGGCGCCGGATCTCCGGATCGGCCATGTAGTAGTCGTAGGTGACCAGCTTCTCGGCTTCCGGGTCGCGCCGCCACAGCCCGTTCGGCCCGCGGTAGTCGGGAATGCCGGAGTCCGTCGAGATACCGGCACCGCTGAGGATCGCCACGAGCGTCATGTGGCGAGCGTATGTACCCCGTGGTAGGGCCGCGAGTCGATTTTCCGTGGATCAAGGAATCAATGAGGGGTGGCGGCCGTCAGGGGCTGCGGATAGGGTCGGGGCGGCGCGACTGCCTGTTCGAAAGCAAGGGATGCAAGGTGACGAACGGAGCAGTTACCGCCGCGCGCGTTCTCGTCGCGGCGGACAAGTTCAAAGGCTCACTCACGGCCGTGCAGGTCGCCGAGCGGGTGACCGCGGGGCTACGGCGGGTGGTTCCCGGGCTCGTGGTGGAGACCCTCCCGGTCGCCGACGGCGGCGACGGCACTGTGGCGGCCGCGGTCGCGGCGGGCTTCGAGCGCCGAGAAGTGGCGGTGACCGGTCCGCTCGGCGAGCCGCTGACGGCGGCGTACGCCCTGCGCGGCACCACAGCGGTGGTCGAGATGGCGGAGGCGTCCGGGCTCCAACATCTGCCCGACGGCGTTTTCGCGCCGCTCACCGCGACGACCTACGGATCGGGCGAGCTGCTCCGCGCGGTGCTCGACGCCGGGGCACGGACGATCGTCTTCGGGGTAGGCGGCAGCGCCACGACGGACGGCGGGGCCGGGATGCTCGCCGCTCTGGGCGCTCGATTCCTGGACGCCGACGGCAGGCCGATCGGGCCGGGCGGCGGTGCCCTGGGTGATCTGGTGACCGCGGATCTGTCCGGTCTCGACGCCCGCTTCGGGGACGTCGAGCTCGTTCTCGCCAGCGATGTGGACAACCCGCTGACCGGGCCGAAGGGCGCGCCCGCGGTCTTCGGCCCGCAGAAGGGCGCGACCCCGGGGGATGTCGCCGCACTCGACGAGGCGCTGGCCCACTACGCGTCGGTGCTCGGACCCGAGGCGGCGGAAGCGCCGGGCGCGGGAGCGGCCGGGGGAATCGGATACGGGGCTCTGGTGGCACTCGGTGCGGGGTTTCGGCCCGGCATCGAGGTGATGCTCGACATCCTGGGCTTCGGCAGCGCCCTGGACAGGGCGACTCTGGTGATCACCGGCGAAGGCTCCCTGGACGAGCAGACCCTCCACGGCAAGGCCCCGGCCGGCGTGGCGGCGGCGGCGCGCGCCGCGGGCAAGGACGTCGTCGCGGTCTGCGGCCGACTGGCGCTCACCCAGGAGGCACTGAGCGCGGCCGGTATCGCCCGTGCCTATCCGCTGCTGGACCTGGAGCCCGACCCGGCGCTCTGCATGGCGCAGGCGGGCCCCCTGCTGGAACGCGCGGCCGAGAACATCGCGCGGGACTTCCTGCCGGCGGGCGAAGGGCCGACCTGATCCCTTTGAGGGCCACGGACTCCTGTGCCTGACCACTCGTGCAGTCGGCGCCACGTCGTCGCTCCGGAGAGGCACCCCGCCCACCGCGACCCCCGACGGCACGACTCGCGACTGGACTTGAGGCCGTGCCGAGGCGTGAGGACAGAGCGGGTACACCGCCATGTGTCACCGGCCGTCCCGTGCTCGTGGCCGTACGTGCCCGCGGTGGCCGAAAGGCGTCGCTCGCCTTTCGCCGCCTCGAGAACGGCCTGTACCGGCTCCCCGTGCCTCCCTAGCATGTGCATCTCTCAGGTTCCGATTCCGAATCCCACTGACGTGAATGAGGACTGGATGCAACGCGAGTCGTGGCGCCCGGACGCCATCGACACCAACGTGCCGAGCGTGGCACGGATGTACGACTACCTCCTGGGAGGTGACGACAACTACCAGTCCGACCGGGACGCTTGTGTCGAACTGCTCAAACAGGTCCCCAGCACCAAGGTGCTCGCCGTCAACAACCGCCGATTCCTCCGGCGCGTCGTGAGGACGCTGGCCACCGACTACGGCGTGCGGCAGTTCATCGACCACGGTTCAGGACTGCCGACCCAGGACAACGTGCACCAGGTCGCCCAGGCCGTCGACCCGCAGTCGCGTGTGGTCTACGTCGACAACGATCCGATCGTTCTGGCGCACGGCCGTGCACTGCTTGAGGAGAACGACCGAACCGCCGTCATCCAGGCCGACATGCGGGACACCGAGGAAATCTTCGGCCATGAGGAGACGACCCGGCTCATAGACTTCAGCCAGCCGGTCGCCGCCCTGTTCGTCTCGGTGATGCACTGCATTCCGGACGAGTCCGATCCGGCCGCCCTGGTGCGCGGGGTCGCTGAACGGCTGCTACCCGGAAGCTTCCTGGTGGTGTGTCAGCTCGTCAGTGAACGGCCCGAGATCCGCAAGTTCGTGACCGACTTCATGGCCGAGGCGACAGGCGGGCACTGGGGCAGAGTGCGTGAGGAGCACGAGGTCACGGCGTACTTCGACGGTCTGGAGATCCTGAAGCCCGGGCTGGTCGAGGTGTCCACCTGGCGTCCGGACAACGATCTCGCCCCGGTGCAGCAGACGGACGAGTGGATCGAGTGGGGCGGCGTCGGCCGACTCGTGTAGACCGTGCGGGCGGATCGCCGAGACCGCCTGTCGTCCCCCGGCTGTACGGCAGGGGACGACAGGCGGTCTCGGCGATCCGCCGCGGTGATCACAGGGCGTCGAGCCGCTCCTCGACGAGCGCCCGCGTCTCCCTGGGGGTGAGCGCGCATGCTCCGAGTCGGTCCATCATGTCGCGGTACTGCTCCACGACCTGCGGTTTCTGGCTGAAGGTGCTGTCCGTCAGGTGCTCGATATAGACGGCGTCCTTCAAGTCCCGCAAGGCGAAACGCAGATACGTCAGCCCCGTGCCCACGCCGACCGACGCCGTGACCGCCAGCGGGGCCACCTGCAAGGTGATCCGGGGCTGCTCCGTCATCTCTATCAGGTGGTTGAGCTGATCCCGCATGACCTCAGGTCCGCCGACCGTGCGCATCAGCACGGACTCGTCGATCACCGCCCACAGTCGTGGGCCGTCCGGCTGTGCCAGCTGCCGCTGGCGTTCCCGGCGCAGATCGACCCGGCGACCCACCTCGTGCGCGTACAGCCTGGATGGGCCGGACTGGATCACCGCCTGTGCGTACTCCTCGGTCTGGAGGAGTCCCGGTACGTAGAAGGGCTCGTAGGTACGGATCGTCGATGCCGCCCCCTCCAGCGCGACCAGGGGCGTGAAGAAGTCGGACAGGACGTCGCTGAAGGAGTGCCACCAGTCCGGCCTACGTGACTGCTCCACCAGGCGCAGGAACTCGGCGACACGGACCTCGTCGCGCACCCCGTAGAGGTTCAACAGGGCGAGCGCGTCGGGGGGCTTGCAGCCGTGGCGTCCGAGTTCCAGGCGGCTGGTCTTGGAGCGTGAGAAGCCGAGACGGGTGTCGACAGCAGAGGGGTCGAGCTTCGCGTTGACGCGGAGTTCGCGTAGCTTTCCGCCCAGGATCAGCTTCAGAGCGGTCGGGTTGCCCTCGACCGCTCCCAGCGGACTCATGAACAACGGCGTGCTCGGTTCTGCTGCGGCCATCGCATGCTCCTGCGGACGAGGGGAAGACGCTGACACTATCCCGCACGCACGGGCCTGAGCCACGGGTCTGCGGACCGCGTCCCGTCGGGATTCAGACAATCATGGCGTCGAAGTCGCCATCCCGGGCCCCCGCGACGAAGGCGGCGACTTCGTCGCGCGTATAGATCAGCGCCGGCCCGTGCGGATCGCGGGAGTTGCGCATCGCGACGCCGCCGTCGGGGAGTGCGGCCAGCTCCACGCAGTTGCCGGTGGCGTTGCTGTGACTGCTCTTGATCCAGGTGGCTGACGTCAATGCGTCCGCTCGCATCCCATTGGAGAACTCCATGTCCTTCAACCCCTCTTCGTCGGT
This DNA window, taken from Streptomyces sp. SCSIO 30461, encodes the following:
- a CDS encoding nucleotidyltransferase domain-containing protein; its protein translation is MTNQLDGMADMAARLTGVRGIHAVALGGSRARGAHRPDSDWDLGLYYRGTPDTAALAALAATFTGGPVEVAGPGGWGPWVDGGVWLTADGARVDWILRDLDRVESVWADCRVGRYEVGVQAGHPLGFWSPAYAGEVALCRVLADPSGELTALRTETAVYPEPLRQALVEAAWEADFSVAAAAKSVRGGDALHVSLCLSRAFGVLTQSMHAAHRTWLLNEKGALASASRLPNAPADFGDRAAAALRALDATAVADAARLVRDTRELLG
- a CDS encoding NAD(P)/FAD-dependent oxidoreductase; this translates as MPSMLDTVVVGAGPNGLTAAAELARRGCSVAVFEARDTVGGGARTEELTLPGFRHDPCSAVHPLGIGSPAFKAMPLARYGLEWLHPPLPMAHPFDDGTAAVLSRSVAETAASFGPRDAGTYRRMVAPYLGKWDSLARDFMALPLTALPRDPLTLARFGVDGLPPATWLMRRFRDDRARALFAGLVGHVIAPLGGIATGAVGLVFALAAHAGGWPLPRGGSQSIADALAVYVRDLGGTVHTGTEIKRLDDLPPARAYVFDTSPTALARIAGLGRYYDAYRYGASVFKIDYALDGPVPWTADDPRRAGTVQIGPASRDIATALDQASGGRAPHTPFLITAQPSLVDPSRAPEGKHVFWVYGHAPNGWEGDLTDAIERQIERFAPGFRDRVLARATAGPPEMAARNANYVGGDIACGAARGLQLMLRPKLSLFPYSTPHPAVFLCSSATPPGPGVHGMSGHNAAKAVWRRLRAR
- a CDS encoding O-acetyl-ADP-ribose deacetylase, which produces MSTAPVITLVQGDITEQQADVIVNAANSSLLGGGGVDGAIHRRGGPEILAECRKLRASHYGKGLPTGQAVSTTAGRLPARWVVHTVGPVHSRSEDRSELLASCYRESLRVADELGARTVAFPAVSTGIYGWPMEDGARIAVETVRGTPTSVEEVRFVLFDRQAYAAFELYAG
- a CDS encoding VOC family protein, translated to MAGFVEGAPCWVDAMLPDLEAGRRFYGGLFGWTFEDSGEEFGSYHEARLEGRSAAGMFPVPSGQEPVAAWNLHFAAPDVASLADRVAAAGGKLVDGPTKVGDAGTQLLFTDPGGAVVGAWQEGARAGFAVQGEPGSFFWPEIYTRDKERVDPFYETVFGYAGQQVAEGAEFDFKLWTLPGQQYPVAGRLQMNEYYPPELPAHALVYFKVADTDAAVAKVRELGGTVTREPSDSPFGRSAHVVDDQGARFALMGPAAGGESH
- a CDS encoding AlkA N-terminal domain-containing protein; translated protein: MHTDTERCVRAVQSKDARFDGWFFTAVLTTGIYCRPSCPAVPPKPANMVFHPSAAACQQAGFRACKRCRPDTSPGSPEWNARADTVARAMRLIQDGVVDREGVPGLAARLGYSTRQIERQLLAEVGAGPLALARAQRAQTARLLIETTALPMAEVAFSAGFSSIRSFNDTVREVFALSPSELRTRAARRGAAPAATPGVLALRLPFRAPLNPDNLFGHLAATGVPGVEEWRDGAYRRTLTLPHGHGIVSLAPRPDHIACRLSLTDPRDLTLAISRCRRLLDLDADPVAVDEQLRADPLMAPLVDKAPGRRVPRTVDAAEFAVRAVLGQQVSTAAARTHAARLVAAHGTPVDDPEGGLTHLFPEPRALAGLDPEALSFPRSRRTSLATLIGVLADSTLSLGVDSDWNEARARLGELPGFGPWTVEVIAMRALGDPDAFLPTDLGIRRAAAERGLPSSPAALTARATAWRPWRAYAVQYLWATGDHPVNRLPVR
- a CDS encoding methylated-DNA--[protein]-cysteine S-methyltransferase, with protein sequence MTRTHTLVDSPYGPLMLVATDSVLSGLYMTGQRHRPADETFGQPDSGPFGEVVRQLDAYFAGELTHFDLPLHLSGTPFQLSVWAQLRAIPYGETRSYGDLADALGNPGASRAVGLANGRNPIGIIVPCHRVIGASGSLTGYGGGLDRKQRLLAFERGAPDNTPLGRAGGGA
- a CDS encoding Sir2 family NAD-dependent protein deacetylase, translated to MTLVAILSGAGISTDSGIPDYRGPNGLWRRDPEAEKLVTYDYYMADPEIRRRSWRMRLDGPVLHAEPNIAHRAIAEFERGGSPVRVITQNVDGLHQLAGVSARKVFELHGTARTVVCTRCHARSPMADALERVRAGEADPPCTACGGILKSATVMFGQPLDPVVLGEAMGIAKACEVFIAVGTSLQVQPAASLAGIAVEHGGRLIVMNADPTPYDELADEIVREPIGTALPSLLERLRASSGTA
- a CDS encoding glycerate kinase, whose product is MTNGAVTAARVLVAADKFKGSLTAVQVAERVTAGLRRVVPGLVVETLPVADGGDGTVAAAVAAGFERREVAVTGPLGEPLTAAYALRGTTAVVEMAEASGLQHLPDGVFAPLTATTYGSGELLRAVLDAGARTIVFGVGGSATTDGGAGMLAALGARFLDADGRPIGPGGGALGDLVTADLSGLDARFGDVELVLASDVDNPLTGPKGAPAVFGPQKGATPGDVAALDEALAHYASVLGPEAAEAPGAGAAGGIGYGALVALGAGFRPGIEVMLDILGFGSALDRATLVITGEGSLDEQTLHGKAPAGVAAAARAAGKDVVAVCGRLALTQEALSAAGIARAYPLLDLEPDPALCMAQAGPLLERAAENIARDFLPAGEGPT
- a CDS encoding SAM-dependent methyltransferase — its product is MQRESWRPDAIDTNVPSVARMYDYLLGGDDNYQSDRDACVELLKQVPSTKVLAVNNRRFLRRVVRTLATDYGVRQFIDHGSGLPTQDNVHQVAQAVDPQSRVVYVDNDPIVLAHGRALLEENDRTAVIQADMRDTEEIFGHEETTRLIDFSQPVAALFVSVMHCIPDESDPAALVRGVAERLLPGSFLVVCQLVSERPEIRKFVTDFMAEATGGHWGRVREEHEVTAYFDGLEILKPGLVEVSTWRPDNDLAPVQQTDEWIEWGGVGRLV
- a CDS encoding helix-turn-helix transcriptional regulator, with amino-acid sequence MAAAEPSTPLFMSPLGAVEGNPTALKLILGGKLRELRVNAKLDPSAVDTRLGFSRSKTSRLELGRHGCKPPDALALLNLYGVRDEVRVAEFLRLVEQSRRPDWWHSFSDVLSDFFTPLVALEGAASTIRTYEPFYVPGLLQTEEYAQAVIQSGPSRLYAHEVGRRVDLRRERQRQLAQPDGPRLWAVIDESVLMRTVGGPEVMRDQLNHLIEMTEQPRITLQVAPLAVTASVGVGTGLTYLRFALRDLKDAVYIEHLTDSTFSQKPQVVEQYRDMMDRLGACALTPRETRALVEERLDAL
- a CDS encoding DUF397 domain-containing protein — its product is MEFSNGMRADALTSATWIKSSHSNATGNCVELAALPDGGVAMRNSRDPHGPALIYTRDEVAAFVAGARDGDFDAMIV